In the genome of Candidatus Electrothrix rattekaaiensis, the window AGTAGGGGGTGGCAATACAAAATTCCCTGCTGGCTGCTGCGCGGGATTAATAGCTGAATTTCAAAGACCTGAGTATTTATGTTGAGCTCAGGTCATGTGTATTTTTTACTCACTGTTCTTTGGAGAAAGGATAAGACTTACTCGTTTTAAGGCGTTAATGAGAAAGCTATCTTGTTGGCAAGGATTCTCGTTCCTGTCTTAGGGTAGTTATTACAAGAAATTAGAAGAAGGCAGTGGAAACAAGAAAAAGTGGCATGAATATAGCATCTGTAATTATGAAAACAACGTAAAAAAAGAAAAAAACGCAGTATGTACAAGCGGAGAATATAACGGAGATACAACAGGGGTTCTGAATAAATATACTTTATTTCCCCCTTTTTTATATATAGCATAGGGTGCGCAACCCTGAGACCCCGGCAGGTTTACTCCTCCTTTTTTTTCCTGCCGGGGTACTTGAAACCGCTTGGTTTATTTTTACAAAATTAATGATGTTCAACCCTGTGCCTCGGCAGGTTTCTCCTCCTTTTTTCCCTGCCGGGGCATGTATTAATCAGAACTGATTTTTTGAGTAGCATAAGGTTCAACCCTGTGCCTCGGCAGGTTTCTCCTCCTTTTTTTCCTGCCGGGGCATGTATTAAACAGAACTGATTTTTTGAGTAGCATAAGGTTCAACCCTGTGCCTCGGCAGGTTTACTCCTCCTTTTTTTTCCTGCCGGGGCATGTTTATCAGAACTGATTTTTTGAGTAACATAAGGTTCAACCCTATACCTCGGTAGGTTTGCTCCTCCTTTTTTTCCTACCGGGGTATTTTTATAGTTGGACAGGACACCCCGTTTCGGGGTGTTTCTTTTTTCTCCTCGTCACAGTCACATCATATTCTCCGGATCCACATCAATACCCATTCTTACGCCAGCTCGGCAAACGCGCCTTTTTTCCGTAATAATCAGATCGCAGAGCCGATGCAGCTTTTCCGGTTCACGGCTTTTGAGCAGTAATTGCCAGCGAAAACGTTTTTTTATCATAGATAAGGGTGCCGGAACCGGCCCCATAATGTCCACGGCTTTCTCTTTGAGACTGCGGAGGAAGTCAGCTGTTTGTTGGGCAGTTACAGCCACATTTTCTTCTTTTTCGCCGCTGAATTTGATGTTTATCAGTCTGCCGAACGGCGGATAGGAAAGAGCGTCCCGAAATGCTACTTCCTGCTTATACAGCTTATTGTATGCATGGGAGCGGGCAAATTCGATGACATAATGTTGTGGTTGATGGGTCTGAACAATAACCCTGCCGGAATGCTTGCCCCGTCCTGCCCTACCGGTGACCTGAGCAAGGAGCTGATAAGAACGTTCAGCCGCCTTATAATCGGGAATCCCCAGCCCGCTGTCCGCCCATATAATGCCCACCAAGGTCATTGCCGGAAAATGGAGTCCTTTAGCCACCATCTGCGTACCCACCAGAATATCCACTTCATGATTGCGTACCTGATCTAAAATGCGCAAATATGCTTTGCGATCTCTTGTCGTGTCGCTGTCTAGGCGGGTAATCCTAGCATCGGGAAAAAGTTGTCGTGCCTCCTGTTCAATCCGTTCTGACCCCACACCGAGTCCGATAACCGAGCCAGACCCGCAATCCGGACAGACAAGATTCGGGGTTGTTGTATAGCCGCAATAATGGCAGAGTAAGCGGTTATCACCCTGATGATGGGTGAGCGAGACCTTGCAGTGGCGGCACTGGATGATGTATCCGCAGTCCCGGCAGAGCATAAACGCGGCATACCCTCGGCGATTGACAAAGAGTAGGCTTTGTCGTTTCTTCTCCAGGTTTTCCTGTAAGGCGGTGAAGAGCTGCTCAGAAAAAAAAGCGTTTTTTCGCTCCCGTTGTTTTTCCCGAAGATCAACAACCATTACCTCGGGCATCACCTGATCATGTATCCGTTTGGTCATGGTGAGGAGGCGATACTTTCCCTGTTCAGTATGATAAAAACTGGTCACAGAGGGGGTTGCCGAAGCAAGCAGAACCGGGCAGTCGGCAAACTTTGCCCGGAGTACAGCCATGTCTCGTCCGTTATAGCGAAGCCCGTCGTCCTGTTTATAGGCAGGTTCATGTTCTTCATCAACGATGACCAAACCGGGCTGGGCAAGCGGGGCAAAGACAGCGGAACGGGCCCCGATAACAATACGTACTTTGCCCTGAAGGATTCGCTGCCATTGATCAAACCGTTCACCGATTGAGATACCGCTGTGCAGAATGGCCAACGTGTCGCCGAAACGGGAATAAAAATGTCCTTCCAGCTGGGAGGACAGGGCTATTTCCGGTACCAGGATCAGCACGGATTTTTCGCAGGCCAGACAATGTTCCGTTGCCCGCAGATAGACCTCGGTTTTTCCGCATCCGGTCACGCCGTGCAGGAGAAAGGGCTGGAATCCTCCGGTGTCGAGTGCAGTCTTTATTACTCCGATAACCTGATCCTGTTCCGTGGTCAGGGTATCCGGTTTTGGGAAAAAAGGCGGGACCTTACCAAAGGGATCTCGATACACCCGCTGTTCTTCAAGGGTCACAAAGCCGGTTTCTGCCAGACTGTGCAGGGCCTTGCCAGCTCCGGGATATTGTCGGGTCAGTTCGGCACGAGGCAGGAGAGGATGCCCTTTGCAACGACTGAAAAACAGGTCTAAGGTTTTGAGCTCGGATTTTTTCAGTTCATCCTGTGAAGTATTCGGAATGACAGTATTTTTATCCTGATTCTCCTTTGTTTCTGTTTGGTAGCGGGCAAGGCTCTCCTGAAGTGCAGTATTCAGCCTGACCATGGTTTCGGTTTTTTTCTTGACCGTTGGGCTGAGAATCACCTCGTTGATATCAATCCATCCCTCTGTCTGCCATGTTCGCAACAGGTTCTGCATGGCTGCTTTCCTGCGAATGGTCTTTACTGTTCCCGGTAGCAGCTTCCCCTTATCCAATAATCGGTCCATCCAGGCGGACCGATTTTTTAGGGTGTTCAGAGCTGCTGGTAGTTTTCGGTGACCAGCCTCGGTCAGAGAAATTTCATACCCGGAACCAGCCCGGAGACCTGATGGCAGGGCGGTTTGAATAACCTCGCCGAGTGGATAATGGTAATAGTCGGCAAGCCAACGGAAAAAAGGTATGAGCTGTTCCGGAAAAAGGGGTTCGGGATCAAGTCGCTCCAGAATCGGCTTGATCTGATAAGGGAGGTCGGGAGAAGGGCTTGCAGAGGACAGTATATAACCGGTGACAAAACGGTTTTGCAGGGGAACCAGTACTCGAAGACCGATAGGCAAGGGCTCTGTGAGATCGACCGGTTGAGCGTAGGTCAGGTTGCCGAAAAAAGGGGCGGCGACAGCAACCTCATAAACAATCATACGGGCTGCGTCGCCGAAATCTTATCGCGAAATTTTATGGTTATCGAAAGCAATTTTTGGCGTCACAAATGGATGCAAGATGGTCTCGTAAAGGTTCACCAAGGGTCGGATGATCCAAGGCGATATCAATAATGGCCTTGAGATAGCCCATCTTGTCTCCGGCATCATACCGTTTCCCTTCAAACTCATAGGCATACATGCCGCGCTGATCAGCAAGGGCCTGAAGAGCATCAGTCAGCTGGATCTCGCCGCCATGTCCCGGAGTTGTTTTGCCAAGTGCTGCAAAGATCTCCGGCATCAACAAATAACGACCGATAATGGCCATATCAGACTTGGAAGTGCCTAGAGCCGGTTTTTCCACCATCTGCTTCACCTTGACAGTGCGTTCAAAATCAGTTTTCTCTCCTTCGACAATACCGTATTGATGCGTTTGATCCATGGGAACGCGCTGGATCGAGACGATGGACTCGTTGACCTTCTCGTAGAGGTCAATCATCTGTCGACAACATGGAACCTTGCTGCGAACAAGGTCATCTCCCAGTAGAACTAGAAAGGGTTCATCTCCCACCACCTTGCGGGCCATCCAGATCGCGTGCCCCAAACCGAGCGGTTCTTTTTGGCGTACCGAAACAACGTCAATCAGGGAGGAAGTCAGGGACAGCTCTTCCCGCAGGGCATCCTTGTTTTTGTCCTTCAAGATGGTATCAAGCTCATAATTATAGTCAAAATGATTCTCAATCGCCGACTTTCCTGCCGAGGTGATCAGGATGACCTCTTCTATTCCAGAGGCCACCACTTCTTCGACAATATACTGGATTGTTGGACGATCAACAATGGTGAGCATCTCTTTAGGGATTGCCTTGGTTGCTGGCAGAAATCTGGTGCCGAGACCAGCAACAGGAATAACGGCTTTACGGACTTTCTTCATGTTTCTCCTCTGAGTTGACTGGGCGGTAAACCCTTCCTTTCGGCTGAATAACCGGAAGGAATGTTGCGTTTGTTGAGCATTATCTCTACGGAATAAAGCAACCGGGGGCTGTGTCTGACGGCCCTGTTTGCCGATGATCCGCGATGAGGTCGAGAGTATGCAATGCGAACATGCCATGCGAACGTGCAATGCAGTTGTCGGTTGAATTATAACAATTTTACTTTTTTCTTCAAGGCGAACTTCTTGGACGTTCTTTATCATTCTTCATGAGTCCCTGCAATTGAGAGATGATTTTTTTTCATATGCTGGTATGATGACGAACAAAATAATGTAAAGATTAGGGATGCCCCCTGTTCTTTGCAATAGAGTTGAAAAAGTGCGGGAGAACACTTCTATTCGATACCTCTTCCTCTCGGGAGAGGAAGATCGGTTCTTCTTTATATACAAGGAAAACGAGGAAAAACCATGAAGAAAACATTATCTGTAGGCATGATCGGTGGCGGTCAGATGGGAGAAGCTCTGATTCGCGGCATGATAGAATCAGGGGTGACAAAGGCAGTGAATATTACAGTTGCCGATCCCATGGTCCGGCGGCGGGAGTACCTTGAAAACACCTATCAGATCAGTGCGGTGGAAACAGCAGCTGAGGTTGCCGAGAAGAGTCGTGTTATCATTTTGGCGATAAAGCCACAAATCATGGAACCGGTTCTGCGGCAGTACAGTGCCCATCTCACGGATGACCATTTGCTCATTTCCATTGCCGCCGGTATCCCTCTTGCAAGCATAGAACAAGAGGTTGGCGGGAATGTGCGTATTATCAGAGTGATGCCAAATACCCCGGCCTTGGTGCTGGCCGGTGCTTCGGCTATGAGCGGCAACGAGAACATCAAGCAGGAGGACATGGAGATTGCCCAGCAGATTTTTTCCGCTGTGGGTACCTGCATTGAAGTTCCGGAAAACCTCCTTGATGCAGTTACCGGTCTGAGCGGCTCCGGGCCCGGTTATGTGTTCACCTTTCTTGAAGCTTTGGTCGATGGTGGAGTGCTGGCCGGACTTCCGCGTCCAATAGCCGAGCAGCTTGCTCTTCAGACACTGTACGGTTCCGCCAAATTGGCCATGGAAACCCGAGAACCAGCAGCCGTGCTCAAAGGCAAGGTGACCTCGCCGGGTGGAACAACCATTACCGGAATTCAGGTTCTGGAAGAAGGGTGCCTGCGCGGTACTGTCATGACCGCAGTGGAAGCGGCAACAGAGCGTTCCAAAAGCTTGGGGCAATAATTTCCGTGCATGACGAATACGACGGATAAACACACTATGTAGTATCTGCTGAATTTCTTTTATATCCGGTAATAACGTTGCATTGTATATGAATGTATGCCACCATTAACTGGTTCTTTAAACTCGATGAGCCAGTTTTTTCACCTTGCGGAATCTCCAAGGATCATGTTGAATTAGGGCATCTTTTTCAACAACCTCGGGCTTGAGGAAATTTGTCTTGATGTATTTTTAGCCCAAAAACAAAAAATGGGGAGATTGGTCTAACAATAAAACTCCAGATTAAGCTTTGCGAAATCCTTCGACGTTCTAAAGACAGGCCAACTCCCCAAAAAGAATGCATGTAGGATAGCGAGCCGAAATTTAACTGTTCAAAATGTAAATATTATTATATCATTGATCCCTCAATGTTGTCACCCACGAAGAGAGGTCTCATGGTTATCGGCAAAGAGTTACCAGTTTTTATCACTGATTTTTTTGAAGAAATAGACGAAAGGATTAGAGCTCACAGTCCTGGCAACGGCCTGTCAAAAACACAAAAATACTGGTTGGCTTTTTGTACTTTAGCCACTCTGGCAACTAATTCGGTATGCTGGGCAAGATTTGAAAAAGTCAGCTTGGGTAGGTACAAAAAGAAAGCTCTGTCCTGGATGTTTTGTCACTCCAAAATTCCGTGGTGTTTACTGTTTCAAGTATCAGTAAATGTTATTATTTCTTTATATAGAATTACCAGTGGAACTCTTAATATTGACGAGTCGGACAATCATCGCTCCAAGCGTACGAAAAAGATCTCGTGGGTCCATAAACTCAAGGATAAGGCAACCGGTGGCTATGCTATGGGGCAATGCGTGGTGTTTATTGTTCTCGTCACTCCAATCATTACCATTCCGGTTGGATTTAAATTTTACATGCCGGATCCAGATATTACTCAATGGAGAAAAAAGTACAATAAGCTCAGAAAAATTGGAATTTCGGCGGCTCAACGACCAAAAAGACCGCCTAAAAATCCAAACTATCCTTCAAAAAACGAACTGGCAATTCAGCTCCTTAAAGAATTTAAGGAAAAATATCCTGATATCAAGGTGAAATGTGTCAATGCAGACGCATTATATGGTAATAAAAAATTCCTTACGGGTGCCGCGTCCGTCTACAAATCAACACAGATTATTAGTCAAATAGGAAAAAATAGAAAGGTTCGCCACCGTGGCAAAGATATTAGCGTGAAAGAATATTTCTCCCGCAACTCCGGAGTACTCCAACAGATAAAAATTCGTGGGGAAAAAGAAATAATGGCCACGATTGCCAGCGCACGCTTGTATGTATCCAGTCAAGGCGTTAAACGTTTTCTTGTTGCGGTAAAATACGAAGATGAGGATGAATACCGCTACCTCGTCGCTACCGATATGTCATGGAGAACAGAGGATATTGTAAAGGCTTACACTCTAAGATGGCTTGTAGAGGTTTTTTTTCAGGACTGGAAGGCCAATGAAGGATGGGCGACTTTGACCAAGCTGACAGGTGAGGAGGGGTCTCGCAACAGCTTGATCCTGAGCCTGCTGGTTGATCATTGCCTCCTTTTTCATCCGGACCAACTAGCCAGGATTAAGAACAAACTTCCCGCAGCTACTGTTGGAACCCTACGGCACCAGATTAGCATGGACAGCCTATTCATGTTCATACAAGAACTCCTACAGTCGGAAAATCCAGCTAAGGCACTCGAACAACTTGCTTCCAAGGTAAAAGAATCTGTCATTTTTTTGGCTCCCTCGAAAAAACACATGGTAGGTAGGGATCTTGGTCGACTGGAAGCAAGTCCATCATTGCAATACAGAGCTGCCGGGTGACTAAGTCACTTTGATTTGGAATAAACTTGGGGAAAATGTGTCAAGATAAAAAAACTGGCTCATCGAGATACAATCGAATGCGAAGTTATATGGGCCGCAGCGAAGAAGCATCTACCTATTTTGAAACAAGAGGTTGATGAGTACATCAATACTTGAGCTATACTGCCGGGGCCTGACAAATACAGCCCGATATTTCAATATCGGGTATGGAAGGCGAAGAATATCGATTTGTTAGCATGAGAAAAGCTATGGCACGCTTGGGCATGGTCAACTACATCAACACCGCTCCTATTTACGAAGTCTGGAAAGAGCAGGTGCATCGCCCGGACTGGCCTGTGACCGAGGCCCCGCCTGCACAGCTCAATCGGCTGCTGGCTGCCGGAGAGCTTGACCTCGGCTTTGTCTCCTGCTACGAATATGCAGTCCGCCCGGAGCAGTATCGGATCATGGCCGATCTTTCCATTTCCGCAACCGGGCCGGTGGGCAGTGTGTTTCTCTTCTCCTCGGTGCCGCCGGAGCAACTGGATGGAAAACAGGTACTCCTGACCGGTCAGTCCGACACCTCGGTCTGGCTCTTGCGCATTATTCTGGAAGACTTTTTTGAGGTCAAACCCGAATATACCCGTGGCGAGATCTTCGCCAAGCACAGACCTGAAAAAGAACCGGCAGCAGTCCTTGCCATCGGCGACGAAGCCCTGCGTCTGGCAACAGAGAGCAACTCCCCCTCCCCTGTCCAGCTGGACTTGGCGGAATTCTGGCATCAACAAACCGGGCTACCCTTTGTCTTTTCCGTCTGCGCTGTGCGTGAGAATTTTCTGACAACCGCCGAAGACGCTGCAAGGGAATTGCATCAAACCCTGCTTTCCTGTCGTGATCAAGGGAGGAAGCGTCTGCCGGAGATCTCCGAACGAGCGGCCCGTCGTATTCCTATGGACTCGACGGCCTGCCTTTGCTATCTTCAAGCTATGGAATATGATCTTTCCCCGGCCAAGCTGCAAGCCCTGGAAGAATTCTTCAGCCGCCTGATTCGCCACGGAGCGGCATCTGACAAGGCCCTGCCATTGAAAATATTCCGATGATATCCAAGTCGTTCTCAGCTTTTTCAGCCTTTGTTTTCTGGACGGTTCATGGTTCTTCTTGAGGAAAAAAAAGAGTATGTGCGGCAAACCTTTGCCGCAATCAGCCATAAATATGATTTTATCAATTCTCTGCTCTCCCTTTTGGTGGATCGCTGCTGGCGTTGGCGCACCTGCCGTCTGCTGGATGATTTCCCGGAAGGCCCGGTGCTTGATCTCTGCGCCGGGACCATGCCCCTGTCCTTGGAGCTGACCCGACAGGCCAAAGACAGGGTCGTCGTCTCTATTGATTTTTGCGAGGACATGCTCAAGGCCGGGGTGAGAAAATTGCAGGATGACCCGTGCAGCTCAAGGATCTTTCCGATCTGCGGAGACGGAGAGGCGATCCCGGCAGGCAGGGACATCTTTTGCGGCTGCACTGTGGGCTTCGGCATCCGAAATCTTGTGGATATCCCCGGTGGATTGGCGGAAATATACCGGGTTCTCCAACCCAAGGGCAGGTTGCTGATCCTTGAGTTCTCCCGCCCGACCAATATGCTCTTCAAACCGCTCTATACCTGCTATCTGCATTATATCATGCCCCGCATAGCCGGTGTCTGCTCGAATGACAGAAAGGCGTACGAATATCTTGCCCAATCCATTGCTTTGTTTTATGAACCAGAGGAGCTGCTTGCCATGATGCGGAAGGCAGGCTTCACCAAGGTGGAACGCAAAAAACTGACCTTGGGGATTGTGTCTATCTATGTGGGCATCAAGTAATACGGTGAGAACAGGATAAAATAACGGAGAAAACTATGGCCGAACTTCCTGATAACGGACTCAACATCAGCAGGCCGGTTGCGGTCTGGAACCGGGAGATCAAGGCGGAACCGCACAAGCTCTTGCTCGGCCTCAGCAAAATGGTGGTTGAAGGAGTGTTCAAGGACTGGAGCGACTTCGGCGGTGCTACTCTGGACACCCTGGATGCCCTTGGTCTGGCCAAGAAACCGGGTGAACTGGCTTGGTTGCTCATCTATCGTGCCCTGATGATGGCCTTAGCGGAATTGGTAAAAAATTACCAGGATCTGTTCCGTAATCCACCGGAAACGGAGAAGCTGGAAGGGCTTGCTGCGCTGTTTGAAGAGGAGATGGATAAGGCTGAGGTGGTTATCAGGCAGGAGTTCTTTGATCGGCCCGGTGAACTCCCTCTACTCAAGGAGCTGCAAGCCCCGTTGACTGACTGGTTGCAGGGGCTCGGTGCTTCAGAAGCTGATGCTGCCCAGATCGTCTGTCGTCTGCCGGATTATTTTATTTTTGCCCTGCACGAGACCTGGAAGAAGGCCCCGCAGGATTACGCCGCCCTGACCCAATATTTTGACAGCCCGTTCACCGGGGCGACTGAAGAGGTACGGAACTGGCTGCTCTATGCGCAGCATCTGCAACGGCAGGTCAGCGACCGGATGTTTGCTGAGGCATTCGGCGTGGACAAGGTCTATGTGCCGTTACGGGCTTATTACGAGGAAAAGGAGCAGGAGGATGAGCGCAGGCAGGAGCTGGAAGCGCAGCGGGACAAGGTAAAACGGATCGTGGTTGATCTGGAAGACGAGTTCCGCAGCTGGTTGGGCAATCCAACTGGAGAACCTGCTGTCCGCTTTCTCAGCGGCGGGCCTGGGTCGGGCAAGTCCACCTTTGCCAAGATCTTTGCCGCCAAAATCGCCAAGGAAACCGACATTCCTTGCCTCTACATTCCCCTGCACCGTTTTGATGCCACGGGAGACTTGATTGATGCTATGGAAAGCTATATCAGGAGAAGGCCGTTTTTGTCCCGCAATCCACTTGATCCCAAGAAGGGTGAGAAGCGATTACTGATCATCTTTGACGGCCTAGATGAATTAGCCTTGCAAGGCAAAGCTGCCTCGGAGGTGGCAAAGAATTTTGTATCTGAGGTATTGGATCGCATCCAAGAATTCAACGGTTATGACAAACAATGTCAGGTCATCATCACCGGGCGCACCATTGCTGTGCAGTCGGTGGCAACCAAACTGCGTGAAGCCAAGCAAATCAGTTCTGTGCTGCCCTATTTTGTCGAGGAAGAGGAGCGGAAAGAATTTCATGACCCGGACGGCCTGCTGGCCGAGGACCAGCGGCAGATCTGGTGGCGACAATATGGAGAGGCCGCAGGCAAGGGCTATGCGGGCCTGCCTGCCGACTTGGCGCGGAAGCATCTTGCTGAAATCACGGCCCAGCCCCTGCTCAATTACTTGGTCGCTTTGAGCTATGACCGCAAGAGCATCGAATTTACTGATGACACCACCCTGAATCAGATCTATGCCGATCTGATCAAGGCGGTCTATTGCCGTCAGTACGAGGAAGGCGGGCGGGTGAGTTCCTGTGCAGGCGGACTGGAGGAAGGCAAGTTTCTTCGGGTGCTGGAAGAAATCGCCTTGGCGGTCTGGCATGGGGACGGACGCACGGCCACGGTTTCCAGTATTCGGGAGAAATTCACAGCAGGCGGCATTAAACGCTATCTGGAGCAGTTCCAGGAAGGGGCTAAGGCGGGCGTGACTCGGTTGTTGACGGCCTTTTACTTCCGTCAGTCTGACAATCGCCAAGATGGTGATCCCACCTTTGAGTTCACCCATAAAAGCTTTGGTGAATACCTGACCGCCTTGCGAATTATCCGCCTTTTGCGCCAGATGCAGAAGCAGCGCAGGCGACGGCAGGAAGACCCGGATGATGGGTGGTCGGAAAAGGAGGCCCTCCAGCACTGGACAAGCTTTTGTGCGGTTACAGCGATGGATTTCGACTTGCTGCGTTTCATCAGTAACGAGTTCCAGGCAATGAAGCAGGAAGAACTGCTCAATTTGCAGGGCATGATTCGTGAGTTGCTCAGTTACACCATCAATCAGGGCCTGCCCTTTCCTGATCAGTTCCAAAGCAAAGGCTTTAAGGAACATCTGCGCTTGGCACGCAATGCAGAAGTGGCGTTGCTGGCTGTGCATTTTTTCATTGCGGATCTGACTGAACAGGTTTCGAGATTGGAATTAGAGACACGTACAGATTTCAGCAATTGGTTTTCGCGGTTGAGAACACAAGGGATTATACATTGGTTAGCGTGCTTGGATTTATCTGGCTATTACCTTATGGGGCAAGATTTTACTAACGCAATTTTTATTGCGTCATGTCTTGATAATACACAATTATCTTTATCATTTTTTGCAGGAGCGGATTTAAGGGGAGTGCAACTTAAAAAGGCTGGTCTTATTGAGGCTAATTTACAAGATGTAAATCTTGAAGGAGCGAATCTCAAAGATGCTTTCCTTATAAAAGCTATTCTGCGAGGTGCAAACCTTGAAGGAACGAATTTGGAAAAAGCAGATTTGACAGATGCCAATCTTGAAGAGGCAAATTTAACGGGTGCCAATCTCAAAGGTGCAAACCTTACATCGGCTAATTTGCGAGACGCAAGGCTTGAAGGGACGAATTTGGAGGGGACAAATTTAGAAGGTGCCAACCTCAAAGGCACCATTCTGGAAAACAAGGATTCGTAGGGGCACGGCGTGCCGTGCCCGGTGTTGCAACACCGGGCTATTCTCGGGCAGTCCCTCCGGGACGCAGTGCATCTTTTTGAGGCAGGATCATCGCCCACATGCCGACAGGCTGTCTTGTATACTTCGGATATTGCGTTCAGTTCGGATATGGCGTATGCTCAGAATGAGCGGTTCAAGTACAATAGATTTCAATCGGAGGTGTTCAATATGACCACAATTCAGAAGACCATCAGGATTCCCGCAGATCGTCAGGTCCATTTTGACCTGACGGTTCCGGGCGGTGTTCCGGTGGGTGAAGCCCAAGTGCTCATGATCATCTCTCCGCTGCCCGTCACTCGCAGGCGGAACCGGCTGGCCCGACTTGCCGGATGCCTTGCGGACAGCCCTAATTTTTCGCGCAATCCTGTTGAACTACAGAGAGAGATGCGGGATGAGTGGGAATAGGCTGGTACTTGACACCAATATCGTCCTCGGAGATGCGCTGTTGACAGAGTTTTCATTTCCTGCAAGGATTATCTGTGAGAGCTGTCAGAAACAGCAAAAGGAGGTATGTCATGGGCAATATCACTATCCGTATACCGCAACAGATTCATATTGAATATACATTGAAAAACGCAGGGCTGACCAGGCGTATCCTTGATTTGCTCAATGCTTTGATTGTTCGGGACGGCAGCCCGGATGTACATTCTGTTGATCTTGACGACACTGTGACAGAGGAAGAACCGCGTTTAGGCGATCTGGCCCTGCAGCTCTTCGGTGCCGATGCCGGAGTTGACCTGAATCTGCCGCAACACCGCGCTCATCAGCCTCTGGAGTTGGAGCCGTGATCCTGCTGGATACCAATATAATTTCCGAAGTGATGCGCCGGAAGCCTTCGGACAGGGTGCTGGGCTGGCTGAACCTCCGAAACAAGGAGGAGTTATTCGTCTCCAGCATTACCATTGCGGAAATCTGTTACGGCTTGCGTATTTTACCGGTCGGTCAACGCAAGAAACAGCTTGAGACACATTTTGAACAATTTATTGCTCAGGGGTTCACCGGGCGTATCATTGGATTTGACGAGTCTGCAGCCCGTGTCTATGCGGAAATTATGGGCCTGCGCAAAGAAAAAGGCCGTCCCATGAGTCTCCCCGACGGCCAGATCGCCGCTGTCGCCCGGAGCAATAACTTGGCTTTGGCAACCCGTAATATACGTGATTTTGGACATTGCGAGATTGAACTGATCAATCCTTTTGAGTAAATCGCTTTTATGACAACTGGCTGAAAGAACTCCAATCTTCTTCGGAGCCGGAGAAAACCCTGCCTTACCGGGCAAATAACCCGACGGAACAGGAAAAAAAGGCCCTGCAACGGGGCAAAACCGCACCGGAGCAGGTGAAACACATTCTG includes:
- a CDS encoding ubiquinone/menaquinone biosynthesis methyltransferase; the protein is MVLLEEKKEYVRQTFAAISHKYDFINSLLSLLVDRCWRWRTCRLLDDFPEGPVLDLCAGTMPLSLELTRQAKDRVVVSIDFCEDMLKAGVRKLQDDPCSSRIFPICGDGEAIPAGRDIFCGCTVGFGIRNLVDIPGGLAEIYRVLQPKGRLLILEFSRPTNMLFKPLYTCYLHYIMPRIAGVCSNDRKAYEYLAQSIALFYEPEELLAMMRKAGFTKVERKKLTLGIVSIYVGIK
- a CDS encoding pentapeptide repeat-containing protein; this translates as MAELPDNGLNISRPVAVWNREIKAEPHKLLLGLSKMVVEGVFKDWSDFGGATLDTLDALGLAKKPGELAWLLIYRALMMALAELVKNYQDLFRNPPETEKLEGLAALFEEEMDKAEVVIRQEFFDRPGELPLLKELQAPLTDWLQGLGASEADAAQIVCRLPDYFIFALHETWKKAPQDYAALTQYFDSPFTGATEEVRNWLLYAQHLQRQVSDRMFAEAFGVDKVYVPLRAYYEEKEQEDERRQELEAQRDKVKRIVVDLEDEFRSWLGNPTGEPAVRFLSGGPGSGKSTFAKIFAAKIAKETDIPCLYIPLHRFDATGDLIDAMESYIRRRPFLSRNPLDPKKGEKRLLIIFDGLDELALQGKAASEVAKNFVSEVLDRIQEFNGYDKQCQVIITGRTIAVQSVATKLREAKQISSVLPYFVEEEERKEFHDPDGLLAEDQRQIWWRQYGEAAGKGYAGLPADLARKHLAEITAQPLLNYLVALSYDRKSIEFTDDTTLNQIYADLIKAVYCRQYEEGGRVSSCAGGLEEGKFLRVLEEIALAVWHGDGRTATVSSIREKFTAGGIKRYLEQFQEGAKAGVTRLLTAFYFRQSDNRQDGDPTFEFTHKSFGEYLTALRIIRLLRQMQKQRRRRQEDPDDGWSEKEALQHWTSFCAVTAMDFDLLRFISNEFQAMKQEELLNLQGMIRELLSYTINQGLPFPDQFQSKGFKEHLRLARNAEVALLAVHFFIADLTEQVSRLELETRTDFSNWFSRLRTQGIIHWLACLDLSGYYLMGQDFTNAIFIASCLDNTQLSLSFFAGADLRGVQLKKAGLIEANLQDVNLEGANLKDAFLIKAILRGANLEGTNLEKADLTDANLEEANLTGANLKGANLTSANLRDARLEGTNLEGTNLEGANLKGTILENKDS
- a CDS encoding type II toxin-antitoxin system VapC family toxin, whose amino-acid sequence is MILLDTNIISEVMRRKPSDRVLGWLNLRNKEELFVSSITIAEICYGLRILPVGQRKKQLETHFEQFIAQGFTGRIIGFDESAARVYAEIMGLRKEKGRPMSLPDGQIAAVARSNNLALATRNIRDFGHCEIELINPFE